The nucleotide sequence TATTGTTGGGAAAAAAGAGCAGACACTTAAGGAAGCAAAAATTGCACTAGCTAAGGATTTAGAATTTTTGTCATGGTGCAGACTATATTTTGCATTTTATAAAAACGATGTGGTTGAGCAAAAAATATATGCTGAAAAATGTGGGCTATCAAAATCGGCTTTTAGTAGAATATTAAATGGGAATATGGGGAATGCACTTACATGGAGAAAGACGCTTAATGTTTTGAGACAAGAGATTAATATTGAGAGATTAAAGAAGGATATTAAAAAAGGTGCCAAATATTTTTTAGAGGACATTCCTTTAGAATATGTGACAAAATATAGGATTAAAAAAAGAACTTAGAAATCTCGTCCCTTAAGCTAGCTTTGACATGACGAGTTTCCTTTGACCATTAAAATGTGCAGGCAAAAAAATGGGGATAGCATGAAAGCTATCCCCATTTTTTCAATTTATAACAGCTAATTAGAATGTAAGGCGAAGTCCAAGACTGACTTCATTCATTGCCGGATTGGTGGTTATGCTGTCGTCATTGTACGAAGTTTTGTTTTTGCCAAGACCAACGTATCTGTAGGCAAGATCCGCAGAAACATTGTCCGTGAACGCATATGAGCAGCCCGCGCCAACATTCCATGCGAAGACGGTATTCATAGACGATGCCGACATGCTTTCGCCGTTTCGTCCATGAATGTCATAATTGCTGTTGATAAAGCCCATGCCGAGACCACCGCCAATATAGGGGGTGAACTTGCTGCTATTATGAAAATCCCAGTAGGCATTTGCAAAAAGGGTATTCACATTCCATGTGGCATCAATTGAACCAGTACGAGTGTTCTTCGTGCCGGACCATTCTGTGCGTGCGCTGCTCCTCATGTCGTACTCGACTTCGACACGAAATGGGGCATTGAACTTGGGGTAAAAGTCGTAACCCGCAAAAACGCCACCGCCTACGGTATTCTGGCCATAGGTATCAATGCCGAAGTAGTCGAAGTTTTTGGAATGTGAGGTGGCTCCTGTCGATTGGATCGAGTCAAGGAATTTAAGCCCCCCATAAACGCCGTTAACCTCTGCCATTGCTGGGGCGCTGAGGGCAAAAATCAGAGCAATAGCAAATACCATTCGCTTAAACATAGAATCCTCCCATTTGTAAGCCAGTTATAGGTATTATTGGCTTTATAAAAATAACCTATAAACGGCATTCTAGCCCAAGTAAACACTTTTAGTGGGTTTATAGCCATAAAATGTCACTTATAATTGGCTTTAAGGGGCAAATTATGACTTTTGCTATTCGATTGGGCCAGAGGCTTAAGCAGGTGAGGCGTCTAGGTGGAATGTCACAAGACCAAGCTGCTGAGCTTGCGGGTATCAGCGGGAAATATCTCGGAGAGATTGAGCGCGGCGAAGCAAATGCCACGGTAATCGTTTTGGCAAAGCTTGCTGACGCCTTGCAAATAGAACTGCCGGAGTTGTTAAGCTTTGGTCATGTAGACACACGTGAAAATTTAATCAAAAAAATCAGCTTGTTAATTGAAGGCGTTTCAGATGAAGAACTGGCAAAAATCTATCGGGCTATTGTTGCTATAATCAAGTGATTGTTTGTCAGTTTAGTGTGTTTAGTGGATTTCAGGGGAATTTAGGGGAGGTATGAAGCCTCTCTTTTTATTTGGCTGGGCACTTTTGGTAGTTTGGGCACTTTTTTGGTGAATTGGAGCGAAGGAGAGATGCTTTAATAAAATTATATATTACGTTAAAACTGGAAATGTGGTTATCTGCTTGAAATTTAAAAATAATTTTTCGTCATTTTTGCTACTTTTCATGCTCTATTCAAATTTTTTTAGCTTCTAAACAGCACTAAATCTATAAAATACACATTATTAATATTGCTTCTAAATAAAAACAAAAATAAATTTAAAAAAATATCACTTTTTTATTCAAAACTATGATTTCGGAAACCAGTTTCCAATAAATTATATACAAGAAATCGTATATAATTCTTCTTTAAGAAGAATGGAATAGTATAAAATCATTTAAAATGTCTTTTCAAAATAAAAATTGCAACTGAGAAGTTGAAAAACAAGTTTTTCAACTTCGAAGTTAAATCCCGCTCCGGGATTTCTAATCAAACAAATTAATCAAATCAAAATCTGAATTTAATCCATTCAATTCATATTTCCATTCTATTTCTCATTTGCATTAAATCCCTTCGGGATTAACTTCAAATTTGAAAAACAAGTTTTTCAAATTCTCAGTTATCACTATTTTCTACAAAATAATTTCATTCTATTCTTATATGTCCATATTCAAATTTATATATATCCGTTTTCTTGAATATAATTTATCGAAAACCAGTTTCCAAAATCACTTAAAATCAAAAAATTTGCAAAATAAATTCAATTTTTTTCCAATCTACATTTTTTTAAATCATGCTAGTTATTTGATTGAACATTCAATCACTTATTCAACATGTAGATTCAAATGCGTGGATATTTTCTCATTCCCAATGCTAACTTTTTCAAGTTCCCTGAATCGAAAAATTACACATAACTATCGGAAATTTCAGGATAAGTTCTTTATAAAACTTAACTTCTGTCATTTTATCTAATCATTTTAATCTATTATTCATTTCATTTAGTGGCAGTGTACATACAATGTTAAGTAATATACTGATTTTACATATTAATTTAACATTGAGGCAATGCCATGAATAACCCCAATCACCCCAAAAACGGATCATCAACACTCGTTCAACCAATCAGAGAATTGTCCCATATTCAATCCATTAAAAAGCTGCTTGCATCACGGCCCCGTGATTTGCTGCTTTTCACGCTTGGCATCAACAACGGAATCCGAACTGGTGATTTGCTTAAACTCAAAATTTCACACGTCAAATATGCCAAACCCGGACAAGCCATACAAATCAGAGAATCCAAGACCGGAAAGACCAACACCCTTTATATAAACAGGGAGGTCTACAAGGCCCTCAGAGGGCATCTGGAGGCATCTAACCATTATGATGATGATTACCTATTCCAATCCCGAAGAGGCCACCAGAAGCCTCTTACGATTATGACCGTAAACCGCATGATTAAGGAATGGTGCAAAACCATAAACCTTGAAGGCAATTACGGCGCACATTCCCTTAGAAAAACCTTCGGATACATTCAGAGGACAAAATTTGGTGTGGGTTTTGAGCTGATCTGCAAAAGGTTCAACCATTCATCCCCTAGTGTCACCATGAGGTACCTGGGCATTGAGGACAAGGAGGTGCTTGAAATCCTTACACATGAAATCTGATTGGGATATACAAAATGTATCAAAATGTATCAAAACGGACGGGAAATATACATTTAATAGCCTGATTTCATTGACGGTGTAAGGTTTGGGGCATCATGCCTTAGTATGGCATTCAAGAGGTCAAGAGTTCAATTCTCTTCAGCTCCACCAGATAGGTAATTAAAACCCCCGATCATTGAAAAATGGTCGGGGGTTTTTTGCGTTTAACTTCTCACTAGCTTTGATTGACTTATTCTATGCACGAGCTACCCTTCAATGGCTTTGATATATTGCTTTTTCCCTAATATAGAAAGATTTAAAGACTTCAAAGCATCTTTTGCCATAGTCGTCTTATCTTGTCTTTGTAAATTATATTCTGCCGCGCGCAAGTTTTTCTTGTACTGGCGAGGAACAATTGGTTTTACACTATCTGTATTTAACCCGGTTACAATTCCTGCAGAATGTCCAGTATTGAATGTTTCTTTTTTCATATTCAAGAAAAATGCATTGCGTGTAACAATTTGTCTGAGATTTGCCCTCGTTTTCTCAGAAATAAAACTGCCTGATATAGTTATATCATCTATATATCGAGAATATCTTAAACCTTTTGGGTAAACATACTCATAAATATTTTTATCAAGTGGAATGCAAAGAATATTAACAAGTGCTGCACTTGTAGGAAAACCTTGGGCCAATTCATAGTTGAATGTGGTCAAATTGGTGAGTGTTTGGGCGACAATAGGGCTACATCCAAGTATCTCTTCGTATAGTCGTCTGATTCGTGATGAAGGTACATTGGGGAAGCAAGATTTTAAGTCCATGCAGAATTTATATTGTCGCCCGCAGTGGACAGCCGCATTTGTTTTAGCGGAATGCTTTGGAACAGCCCCATGCGCGTAAGGACTGATAGGAATCCTATACAATAAATTATGCAATATCTTGTGTTGGATGGCTTTTAATTCGCTTTTTGCATTTGCTATAAGCCTTCTCTTTCCAGGTTTAGTTTCCTTTTCACGCAAAGAACAATACTTATCCATATTTGAAGCAACACGAATAAGTATTTCTTGTTTTACCTTTATTCTAAGGCAAAGGTGCGTGATTGTCTTAATATTGAGCATATCCTTAAGTATCAAGTAGAATAATCTGCATAGCATTTTTTTTCATATTCAAAAATATTTTCTTATCATCATCTTGCAGCTCTAAAGGGGTATCACACCCAGCAATAAGTAATATCTCATTTGAAATTCCAAGCTTATCTGCAAAATCTCTAAGTTTTGTGATACTTACATCTCTTTTATTATTTTCAACTTGGGATAAAAAATTTTGCGTGACGCCCAGCATTTTTGCCATGTCACCTTGAGAAATGCCCCTATGGACTCTAATCAGCTTTAAAACGGCCCCAACTGAACTCATATGTATACCCCATCAGGGATTGTTTGCTTGGCACTTTGGTCTATATCCATTCTACTGATTGCGGTGTATGTCATTCATTTTTTCAATCTTTGCCATAAATATAGCAAGTAAGATTTAATGACAGGCCATATCAACGCAAACAAAGGAAAGGAAACGTGGGATTCAGAGATTGTAATTTTACGCAGCCTCAGCCTAAGAGCACTTTTTGCGATGCTCAACCTTAAGTCTACTTCTTTTTTGTGCATGCTATTCTCCTGCACGTTTTATGGTTTTCACAACAAAACGTGCAAGGAGTACATGACGTAACTCCTTGCACGTGATTAGCCGAAGGGTTCTTTCCCACTTCGACCGTTGTGCCAGTATTATCTAGCCAAAAAACGAAATTGCAGTATCAGACAGAGCAGCACATAGTGTATTCCGCCGAGTATGCCGACCACAGCCGGGTTCCGAGCTGGGGGCATAGCGCCTTCGTGTACCCCTAAAGAAAGGGGGAGCCGTACAAAGTCGGCTCATAGTCCTCTTACGAGGAATAAGTTGGCTAACCACGCTAATTACAAGGAGTAATCAAATCTCTGATTGTCAAAGAACACTGCGGCGAATCACCGCCTTCCTCTTTTCTATATATGGGCAAGGTTTTGCTGTCAATCTTTTTTGCTTTAAAAGCAAATTTTTTTGACTGAAGCTTAAATCCAAAATCACTACCAAATCATACACAAAATGTTAGTTCAGATTCGATGCTGTAGAGATAAGATGATGGACATCCGCCGTCGCCTATTGGATCACGCATCACATAAGTATCTCTGGTGCGCAGATGTGAGCCGAGCAAAGCTAGTGAGAAGTTAAACGCAAAAAACCCCCGACCATTTTTCAATGATCGGGGGTTTTAATTACCTATCTGGTGGAGCTGAAGAGAATTGAACTCTTGACCTCTTGAATGCCATACTAAGGCATCATGCCCCAAGCCTTACACCGCCAATAAAATCAGGCTATTAAATGTATATTTTTCGTCCGTTTTGATACATTTCGATACATTTTGTATATCCCAATCAGATTTCATGCGTAAGGATTTCAAGCACTTCTTTGTCCTCAATGCCCAGGTATCGCATGGTGACACTAGGGGATGAATGGTTGAACCTTTTGCAGATCAGCTCAAAACCCACACCCAATTTTGTCCTCTGAATATAGCCGAAGGTTTTTCTAAGGGAATGTGCGCCATAATTGCCTTCAAGGTTTATGGTTTTGCACCACTCCTTAATCATGCGGTTAACGGTCATAATCGCAAGAGGCTTCTGGTGGCCTCTTCGGGATTGAAATAGGTAATCATCATCAGGGGACGCCATGCCTCGCCCTTGTGAAGGCCTAGTTGAACGGCAGCCCAAGAACAGCCAGAAGCAACCAGCAGAATATAAAGGCATGATACAGAGCGGCGATCATAAACATCAGGCAAAGGGGAACCTTGATTAACAGCCTGGCATTGCCTTGCAGCCTGAATACAAACAGATACAGCAACAATAAACAGATAAATGAGAATATAGCCCCTTGTATGGAAATGAGCAGTGTGCCGGCGGTCCATCGTGGCAGCCATCCAAGACCAGCCATATCGATGAGATACCGATCATCAACAACTGTATCGGCGCAACATAAAAGCAGGGTTACAACATACAGCCACAAGTTCTTTTCCATTTTAAACAGCGTCAGGCAAACAATCATTCCAACAGCGCCCACGGCCATGACAATAGCGGAGGTGTGCTCCTGCACAAAAAGCAACCAGCCCAGACATGCAAAAAGCAGCGTAATAACAACAGGCCAGTGTGCCTGCCAACAGGCTGAAATTTTGGCTTTTATACTTGCAGATGTTGGGCGTGTCATTATTTATCCTGAATTTAGGATGCTTGCTGAGCGTGGCAGCAAACAAAAAAGGGCCGAAATCTTAATTTTGGGGGAAAGCGGTATTTATGTCTTTATGCCGCCCATGTGCGCAGCACTTAATAGGCTGAAAAGTATACAATTTAAAATGGAAACGAGATCTATTCTTGGTCCACCAGGGCACAAAAGACTACTGAAGCCTTTCAGTCTTACATAATCATCAGCTTCTGCTATATTTCCGCCAAAACATCCAAGGAGGAAATATGCCAGGGAATAATTTCAGTTTCCAGCACAGGGGGCAGGAGGTTTCAAACCAACCGCGCTTGAGCAATGGGCAGTTCACCTTTTCAGATTCCGTGACCGCAACGAGTGTGGCTTCCCAAGGGCAGCAAGCACTTGAGGCAGTCATGCCCGTTCATCGGAATGCACCGCTTGAGCAACGCATGTACCCATCCAGCATTGCTGACATTGTAAAAAAACATGCCCATGGCGATCATTCAACCTTGCAGCCGTATTCTGAAGACCCTGAAGCAAAAGTTCCTTACTATCGTATGGGAGTGAGACCGCTTGAATCTCGCGCTCTATCACGTCGATACGGAGAAAGAGTCCCTGGGGCTGACCTTCATGTTGAACACATGCACTTTGTTGGCAGTGACGGCAGCAATTTTGGGCTGACATTTGGTGGTATATTTTCTGAATCGATGCAAGATTTAACAAACTATCAGGTCGAAGCCCCAAAGTATCGTAAGGAATACATAGACAGGGCAAAGATTGAAGTCTACCGAAAATGGGAAGAAAGAAAAATTTTAGAGCGATTCAGCCAGGATTATAACCCCTTTACATACAACATACTGACGCATAACTGCCAACAGTACTTTGCGGAAGTTCTCCAGCAAGCACAGGAATATGATACACCCGCAAAGCCGCTCGTTCTGTACTGAAGAAATGAACATCCTGCAGACCTTAATCGGTCAGCGCTGTCCGAGGAAATCTAGCCAACTCCCCCTTGCAGGGCAATGAAAATATCTATTTTAGCATGACGCAAAACACGTAATACGCCAAAAACCCCCGACCATTTTTCAATGATCGGGGGTTTTGATTACCTATCTGGTGGAGCTGAAGAGAATTGAACTGACGACCTCTTGAATGCCATACTAAGGCATCATGCCCCAAACCTTACACCGCCAATAAAATCAGGCTATTAAATGTATATTTTTTGTCCGTTTTGATACATTTCGATACATTTTGTATATCCCAATCAGATTTCATGTGTAAGGATTTCAAGCACTTCCTTGTCCTCAATGCCCAGGAGGTAACGCATGGCGGCAACAGGGGATGCAAGGTTTAACCTTCTGCAGATCAGCTCAAAACCCACGCCCAATTTGTCCTCTCAATGTACCCGCAGGTTTTTCCTGGTGAGCGTGCGCCTGACGACCTTTACAGTTCAGGTTTTGCACCACGCCTTGCTTCTGCTGTTTACGGTCACAACCAAACACAAAAGTGCAAGGGGCTTGCCCCGCGTCCGCATTATGCGGCATTTTGCAAAAATCGTTAAATATCAGACCCATATTTACACATATTAATTTACTATGTCTCTTTTTTATTGCAAAAGCTCGACTTGCTGTCGCACATGCTATATATCGAGCATGTTTTAAAATATGTGCGTTTTTAAAAGGAAAGCAATAATGAACAAATATAACATCGCGCTCGCAATGGTTTTTTTGCTGCTCACTGCCTGCGGCGTCATGGAAACATTCTATTCAGACACCATGTGGGCGCCCAAATCCGCGCCGAGCATGGGCGGCCACTATCCCGAAATGCGGGACAATGCCCGACGCTGCAATAATGGATTTTATACCGGCATGAGTGCCAAAAATATTGACCCACGCATGAGCCAACGCTGTGAAAAGCTGGATGACGGCAACTCTTTATGCGCAGTTGAAGCCGTCGATACGCGCTATGAAACAGAACGGCGGCAAGAGTATGACTCCGTTGAAAAGAAGTACGTCACGAGGTATGTTACTGTAACACATTACTATGTATTTATGATAAACACATACATCAACGACAAGGGCATCATCTACGACTGCCGGGCAGAGAACGCGCAGTACTGGTGGTCCAAGCCAGAAAGCCCCAAGCCGGGCTCCCTGGCCGACAGACTGCCCAAGAATTAGGGGGAGTGATGCGTTATCCTTTTTTTGCATGCCTGCTGATTCTGCTGCTGTTGCCCGCCTGCGTCTATCTGCAGCGGCCCCTGTGGCGGCCTGAAGCTCTCAGCCCCATAGAGGCCACGCACGAGCAGGGCGTCAACATGCTAAACACCTGCACGTCGCACGGGTACAAGGGGCAGGCTTTCGCCTCGCTGGCAGAAAGCAAAAACGCCCAGTGTCAGCCCAGTGGTTCAGGGCAGGAGTGCGCCCTGCTGGTGGTGTACCCCGAAAGCCGCATCTTTTCTTTTGCTGATGCCCGCCGGTACACCGCCACGGTGCAGGCCAAAACATTGTTCAACATGATGGTGGATGGCGCTGGCAACATAAAGCAGTGCAGAGCTGAAACGGAATAGGGGAAAATACCATGCTCAAATACCTTGTAATGGCGGCGCTGTTTTGCATGTTGCCCGGCTGCGTTGAAAGTACCCTGCCGCCCCCGCCGCCCCCCATGCCTTTTACTGTGGTGTGGGCTCCGGATGAAGCCCCTGCCGTGCAGGTTGCGGCAAAGGCCCTGCAGCCCCTGATCGCCGACTGCAACGGCGGAAGGCTTGAAGGCAAAAAAATCAGGGACACCAGCTTGCCGCAAATGACCTTTTTCAGCAAAACGCTGGAAAATGGCAAAACCCTGCAGGCTGCAAAGCTGTATTATTTGGAGCAGACCGACGTGGAATTTACCACGGCGGCCATGTTCAACCTGACTGTGGCCAAAAACGGCGAAATTCTGGATTGTTCGGCTGAAAAGGTCATTTATCGCAGCAAATAGCCGGGTACGTTCAGCATCTTGCGTGGCAGCGGTCACGAGCCTGCGCTGCTGAACGGCTCGCAACCTGCCGCAAAAACTGCCCGCCAAGCGGCCTTGCCCCGTAATGGTGCGGGGCCGCAAGAGCCATCGCACGTTTCCACAAGCTCCCCAAACGCAAAACCCCCGATCATCGCGAGATGGACGGGGGTTTTGCGTATCTGCTGGAGCTGAAGAAAATTGAACTCCTGCCATCCTGACTGCCATTCTACCTTCGCCCCCCGCCGCGTTTCGCTTCTGCCTGGCCTTGCGGGGTGCGCCGTTCGCGGATTTTTTTCACATTACAGCCGCTGGCAATCACGCGTTGAGCGACTTTTACGATGCGCGCAAAATGCCGCGCGTCAGCATTTTTCCACCCGCCGCGCAAATACGCTTGCCTATCCGCTGCGGTAAAAGTAATTATATTGCTTAAGGATACCGCACATGCTTGCGGCATCATCCTTGCCAGCGGGGGCCAGCGTATCCGCGTGGGTCGTTTGTTGTGTCGTACACTGACAACCCCGACGCGGTGCTTGCCGCTGTCATTGCCGTTTTTTGCAGCGTTTGCTGTCGCAGTCGTGCGCTGCCACCGCACTGTGCGGATTCCCTGTGTTGATGTGCAACCGAAACCGGGGGCAAGATGCAAAAAATTCGTCTTATAACCGCGTGCATGCTGCTGGCGCTTGTGTGTCAGCCCGCTTTGGGGCAGGAACCGCCCGCTCCTCTGGCGCAGACCGCCATACCCGGCCCCGCCGCCGGTACGCTCATGACGCCAGCATACGTGCAGGCGATCGGGCGGTTGTCCTACCTTTTTGGCTATCCGCTGGTTAACGTCTACAACCGCTACAGAAAA is from Desulfovibrio desulfuricans and encodes:
- a CDS encoding reverse transcriptase family protein, which produces MLNIKTITHLCLRIKVKQEILIRVASNMDKYCSLREKETKPGKRRLIANAKSELKAIQHKILHNLLYRIPISPYAHGAVPKHSAKTNAAVHCGRQYKFCMDLKSCFPNVPSSRIRRLYEEILGCSPIVAQTLTNLTTFNYELAQGFPTSAALVNILCIPLDKNIYEYVYPKGLRYSRYIDDITISGSFISEKTRANLRQIVTRNAFFLNMKKETFNTGHSAGIVTGLNTDSVKPIVPRQYKKNLRAAEYNLQRQDKTTMAKDALKSLNLSILGKKQYIKAIEG
- a CDS encoding helix-turn-helix domain-containing protein translates to MTFAIRLGQRLKQVRRLGGMSQDQAAELAGISGKYLGEIERGEANATVIVLAKLADALQIELPELLSFGHVDTRENLIKKISLLIEGVSDEELAKIYRAIVAIIK
- a CDS encoding outer membrane protein, whose product is MFKRMVFAIALIFALSAPAMAEVNGVYGGLKFLDSIQSTGATSHSKNFDYFGIDTYGQNTVGGGVFAGYDFYPKFNAPFRVEVEYDMRSSARTEWSGTKNTRTGSIDATWNVNTLFANAYWDFHNSSKFTPYIGGGLGMGFINSNYDIHGRNGESMSASSMNTVFAWNVGAGCSYAFTDNVSADLAYRYVGLGKNKTSYNDDSITTNPAMNEVSLGLRLTF
- a CDS encoding tyrosine-type recombinase/integrase; translated protein: MNNPNHPKNGSSTLVQPIRELSHIQSIKKLLASRPRDLLLFTLGINNGIRTGDLLKLKISHVKYAKPGQAIQIRESKTGKTNTLYINREVYKALRGHLEASNHYDDDYLFQSRRGHQKPLTIMTVNRMIKEWCKTINLEGNYGAHSLRKTFGYIQRTKFGVGFELICKRFNHSSPSVTMRYLGIEDKEVLEILTHEI
- a CDS encoding helix-turn-helix domain-containing protein, which codes for MSSVGAVLKLIRVHRGISQGDMAKMLGVTQNFLSQVENNKRDVSITKLRDFADKLGISNEILLIAGCDTPLELQDDDKKIFLNMKKNAMQIILLDT
- a CDS encoding CHC2 zinc finger domain-containing protein — translated: MNFEDVLIQANCDISAKRGNIKCPFCNTWSFKIYPEQLAKCHNASCGWHGDAIKFYTEFKNIDKNEAIKELAVKLDLKKSIVGKKEQTLKEAKIALAKDLEFLSWCRLYFAFYKNDVVEQKIYAEKCGLSKSAFSRILNGNMGNALTWRKTLNVLRQEINIERLKKDIKKGAKYFLEDIPLEYVTKYRIKKRT